CTCTAGGCGCTGTACAGATCCCAGAGTtagacatggtccctgccttctCCATGGTAACAATGCTAAATATGGACAAGTTTCCATGGCGATTCGTATCACAGGCTGCAGTCCTTACTTTAGGAACTATATATGCTTGTTTCCTTGTGTACAGAGTAGAATTCAAAGACACATTAGCATAGGGTCATCCTGACCCTGAGAACTCTCAATGACTTAAGGACAAATGCTTTCAAAAAGTGACACAATTCTGCAGCCCCCAAAACTACTTCCTCTGGcaaacctcctcctcctcctgctcctcctccttctctgccttTTCAGGTCAGGTTAAAATTTGAGGAAGTCAGGTGACAGATTAGCTAATTAGAGAAAATGTAAGCCAGCTTTGATTTGTATTCTTTACCTCTTAGCAAGAGACCTGCCTCTGGGGAAGAGGATTTCCTATTATTGGGAAGGAAGACTGATAAAAAcaccctgcacacacacacacacacacacacacacacacacacacacacacacacacacacacacacacacactgaggcaTTGCCATCCCTGTTGATTCCCATGTTGCACATGATCACTCTCGTGCATTGTCTGTTCTATTTTTAGGAGACTcattgatataaaaaaaattctttttaaaaaaaatgcttttcaggCCCaaactcccttccctccctctcctgggaGGATTCCAATCGGTATGGGGTTTTAAAAGCCGATTTTTCAAGAAACCTAGCTATTGCTATCTTTCTGACAATAAACAAGATTGCTCTTAATAGCTCTTACCTGGACCATGTAGCTACACAGAATAAAGCTTTGGGGGTTTATGTTTTAAGATTTGTTGGgtttttaagtcccagctaaaatctcaccttcagcAAGAAGCtgttcccaatcccccttaatgctagtacatTCCCTCTGAGCTtaccttcaatttatcctgtgtctatcttatttgtacatagatgtttgtatgttgtccccaccgttagattgtgagctccttgagggcagggacatttttcccttcctttgtatccacagtgtttAGCAGAGGGCGtggcattaaataaatattagccattatttttattattattttccttttctttgtatccctagcacttaacctagtgcctggcatatagaagacTCTCTTTGACTTGACGTGACTTTAAGAGGTTAAACAGAGAAGCTGAGTCCCGGCCTGGGGGAAACAAGACTCTGAGCTCTAATTTTTTTCGTTTGACTTCACTTTAGTAGTTTGGTCATTAAATCATCTGTGTTTATAGCTCAATAATCTGCTAAATTCACTAGTGTCCTCCACCCACAGAtgattgtgtatgtttgtatatattaaAGGAGATATCAGTAATGTTTACATATATAGATAATCTCCATGCTGCAGTTAGCTAAAATATGGAAACATTTAAAAGGATGGGTAGTTGAGTTTCTTGGATggattggggttttttgttttggtttttgggagGATGGGCTTGTGATAGACATCTTTAAAGCaatcacaaatattattttaatggTGATTTACACTAtgcttaaaatatatttctatgttcCAGGCCAAGTTATGTTGGTGCAAATGCCTTTGGTCAACCAGAAACAACCGGGATTCTGGTAACAGCGATGTAAACTCTCATTCTGTGAAAACGCACGAATCCCTTACAATGGAGGAATTATACAAGGACACCCAAAACCTCCCCATGGATGTTACCAGCTCTCCTCCCTCCTTGGCCAATAACAAACTGGAAAATGGGGTGGCCCAGCTGATCACTGCTGAGGCATGGAATATCAACTCAACAGACTTGATGAAAAAAGCACTTTCGCCACTGGTGACTGTTCCAGCCCCTTCCATCCTGACCCCTCCAGCAGAATCACAAAGCGGGGTAGCCCTGAAAGTCGCAGCAACTGTGCTTCAGCCAATTTGCTTAGGGGACAGCCCAGTGGTCCTGCCAATACATTTGCAAGTCGCAGGAAGCACCACACCTCAGATCAGTCCCAACAATAATACCCCCTATGTCATGACTACCCAAGGTCCAGTGCCGCTGCCTGTCCTCCTAGAGCAGCATGTGTTCCAACATTTAAATTCTCCACTGGTCTTGCCTCAAAGTGCTCCCTGTCCCGCCAATCCCATTCACAACAATCTTTTCCAAGGGGCTTCTGCCCCTGTGGGACAACCCCAGCTGCTAGATCAGAAACCCCCCAGTCAACCCCAAGAACCTGTATTACCCCCAGTATTTCAGACACCTGGGTTTGCTGCTGTTCTTCAGGACTTGTTTCCTTCCCAGGGGACTCTAGGTTCATCACCTTGTCAACCTCCTCCAGATTATGCTTCTGTCCCACCTCAACCTTTTAGCTCTCCACTATCTCCTCTGGTCCCACCAGCCACTCTCCTGGTGCCATATCCTGTGATTGTCCCCTTGCCAGTGCCAgttcccattcccattcccattcctATAGCTGTGCCCCATAGTTCTGAATCCAAACTCAGCCCCGACTTCCCCAAGCCACCCTCCTTCAGTATGTATTCCTGTAAAGGAACTCAAACCCCTCttgagaaggaagagataaaaccCTTCAACTTTCTCCAGCAGCGGGAGTTTTCCCAACTCAGCCGCCACACAGTGATCAAAATGGGCAATGAGAACGAGGCCCTGGACCTTTCCATGAAGTCCATGCCCTTGCTCAAAGCAAGCGAGGTCAGCCCCCCACCATACCCTGAAGATAGTGCACTAGAcctatccctctcttcctcccgaAAGGCAGGAGGTTCTGGGCCTCTCCCAGAGGCAGTTGTGTGTCCCAGTTTAGCCATGGACAGTCCAGCCCTTCCCTTGATGGAGAAACTGTCGGGCACGGCTATCCCTTTCACCCAGCCTAAGCCACATGAAGCCTCCATCAAAGACAGCCgcaatggcagcagcagcaactcgTCCGAGCTCCTGAGGCAACAGCAGAAGTGGCTGGTGGACCAGACCAGCCGCCCAGGCTGTGAGCCCAAGACTGGAAATAACATTGAGATTGTAAGCACGTCACAGACGGCCAAAGTCATCGTCTCTGTCAAGGATGCAGTGCCCACAATTTTTTGTGGCAAGATCAAAGGCCTCTCAGGGGTGTCCACCAAAAACTTTTCCTTCAAGAGAGACCTTCCCCAGGATTCTGTGCTGCAATGCTATGATGTTAAGGGCCAGGCAGAGTCCAGGGAAAATGCAGAATCCCTTAGGAAACCCATCAAAAACCGGAGTGTAAAGTTAAAGAAAATGAACTCCCAGGAAATACACATTCTTCCAATCAAAAAGCAACGGCTGGCTGCCTTTTTTCCAAGAAAGTAAattatggctttttaaaaaaaaatgagattataatATTATGGGGAAAGATGCACTTggtttaaaaaatgcatttaaaacttAAACTATCTTTGTAAGTTATTTTTTGGGGGtagtggggaggtgggaggaaaggaTCAGCTCTAGATTCCCTGTAAGCTgatttggcttctttttttttaattttcaacttttCCTGAAAGAGTAAATAAAAGCAACCTATTTTTCCAGTGGATTGCACATTTTTGCAGCTTTAATGGAATAACGGATGAGTCAGAGGGGGTAAAAGCTATTTTCACTGCCATAAAGTGCTTTGATGATGTAATTCCTAATAATGGGTAGGatgaatatttcaaaataaatgtttgtatgTGCTAATTGGTTGCAGCATTCTGTCATTTGTAAGTTTGCTTTGATTAACTGGGTAGGTTTGGCCCAAAGTCTGTAAACTGTGAAGCATTTATCTGGGTTATAACTCTAAGCTGTTAGGTTCcaaaagactgagaaaaattCTATTACCCAATAGCACCATCAGGGAACTGCCAGACACACTACACATGATCACTTCACCCTTTTGGGGCCTCTCCTAATCTGTAAATTGAAAGATTTCTAAACCCTAAATTCTATGGATTCTATTTGAATTTGCCTTAGAAACAAACAGGGAAGAATGACTCAAAAAGAAGTAATGTTAGGGAGGCAAGGTCATATGACAGAAGGTTAGCCCTGGCTCTAAAGAAAGAGAACCTCGATTCACGTTCTGCCCCTGATGTTAAGGGCAACATTTAAccaccctcaatttcctcatttttaaaacgaGGTTAGATAAGAGGACCTTagagggccctttcagctctaaatctatgattggaGGATCTCTATTGCTGAATCTGCTTTGAAAGCACCCAGAATTCAAAGGTGCTACTTAGACTGCTCTGACTGATAGAAAACCCTTGGGGTAGTCATGCGAGATAGGAAGAAAGTTGGCTGCCAAATGAGTAAGGAGAATTCTCCACATTTTTTCCCAGCCTGAATCAAGATATATGGGACAGAAAGCATTGTTCTTTGTTAGTTTAACTATTTCTTATGAATACTCACAGGAGGAAAAGAAACACTGTAACACTGTCACCTGCCAATGTAAAAGCCACCCACACTAGCTAGCAAGTGGGAATGTGAACTTAAAATAAATCTGAAGGGTGGCACCTCACACATTGTGTCTGAAACTATGCCAGAGGTAGTTTACTTTTGCACGTCTGCTTTCAGGCTTAAAACGTGTTCACGTATTGCACTTCATGAGTTTCCCAATAGTTTGTATTGACCACTAACAGGAAAAATGCAACTAGGAAACTGTTCTATggcttttattatattattacagGGTTACACTTTTAACTGTTCCTATACCGTATACATCATTGTAGTCTTATGcattgcttgcttttttttaacataccaggtttttttttttaagtgcaacATCACGGCAAACAATTAAGTAGCAGCTTCCTATCAGGCTAACGATTCCCTTCTGCTACCCTGAAGCCAAACTGCAACTTTTCTGCTTTTAAATGGTGTGAACTTTTCCCATTTCTGTCCTCTACTTAggtttcttgaggttttttgtttctttagtttTTGTCCTGAGCTTTGTTCTGATTCCCAATAAGACAAAATTGTTGTGTTTGGGGACAAGTTTTAATGACCTAATGCTTGTtcctagagagaagggagggcttatGGTTGTTTCtgctctccctccatccctgcaTCCCTCCCTCAGCATTCAGGATGTGGTGAGAAGACTCTTAGCTCCCCTGGctcctgaaggagaaaaaaaataataaaaaaataattcattctcCAGGCAAGTGCTTTAAAGGCCCCTTTGGGTGTAGGTGCATGCAAAAATGTTAGAGGACTAATTAGCCACAAGATTTCCCTCCAGGAGTTTCCTTAGACTGTAGCTGGAAAAGTTCAGGCTCTTTTCACTTTAGATTACAGGGTCCTGGGAGAATAGGTTAGAGCCAGGCCTGATGCCACGTGTCGTGCTGACCTAAATTAACACTGATGGAGTTATAGCCCCACTCCAACTATCATAGCCAACAATCACCACCATCCTCTGGGAGgaggcaaaaatgctggagtgtgACCAGCCTGAGTTAAGGCATCTTTGCCAGACAGATGTGGGGCAGAGAGGCTACCACCTGCTATAGCTAccatctcccctctccttcccacctttgtCTCTCTGTGCTGCTCAGTGCCATATACTCTGTGCACGGGAGGTAAGGTGCTTGTGCTGTCAGATTGTCTTAACCCAGTCCATCTGCAGGTTTCTTCTgagtcagctccttgaaggcagggaccatattcttgccttcctttataatcccagcacttaacacactgtccgacatatttttgttgttgttcatttgtttcggttgtgtctaactcttcatgacctcttttggggtatcttggcaaagatactgaactggtttgccatttccttttccagctcactttacagatgaggaaactgaggcaaacaggattaagtgatttgcccagggtcacatagctagtaagtgtctgaggccagatttgaactcagggagatgattcttcctgactccaggcccagcactctgggcCATCTAACTGCCCTGGGATTATGATTTGTTATTAATGTGCccaacacacagtaggtgcttaataaatgcttgtggttgATGTTGCCACTGCTGATGGCAGCCAGTGGAAGGCTAGAGTCTCCTGGGAAAGTGGACTCTTTGTAGAAGGGATGGGCTGTCAATAAAGTGACAGTGAGATCCTGTAACATTCTATTCCTTCCATCACTCCCCCAGTCATTTCACAAGTGACAATTTTTTTCCAGCTGGTAGGCATTTCATACCTGCAAATAATTGATGCACCCAGGAACTTTGTCAAAAGTCATAAATCTGTCATCTGTACGTTTCAATATTGAAGCTAAAAAAGAAGACATTAAGGGAGGAGGAATACATGTATCAGCAAGTTTTAACCAATATTTTCCTTCCCTTAATCTTATTATAATAAGTATTCTTCTAAAATATAAAGGTACCTCCCCTTCTACCAATTTCTTTCAGCAAAGAGAAGGCACAGACTAGTGGTCATTTTGAGTTTCCTGATGTGCTAATTGTAGTTCACGTTGGCATTTTGCCCAGCCTTACCCAGTAGATAGACAATGATGAGCCCTTGAGTACAAAAGTAactcaaaataaattatttccaaaatttttaactatttaattttgttctttttttcattagaGTACTGAGGAAGTTTGGGAGGGGGTAAAGGTACTATCAAAGTGTATAGAAATTTGAAAGTGTCATCTTCTGGACAGGTTCACTCATCAGAAACTACTGAGCTGTGGATCTCAAGTTCTTTGTAGATGACTAACCCACaaactctgggtctcagtttaatAATTCCATTTGGCTCTCTAGTTCAGCGAGTCCTCAGCTGCCCACCTACCTGAAGAATTTGGCCTGGCGGAGTTgggggattttgtttgtttttgtagcttttctttctgtttttagtaTTCTATCCTCTTTCCCACCCAcaccccctctccaaaaaaaagtttggaaaaatgGACCTGCAGCACAGTCAGAATTTCAAGACTTTGGAATTTTAAGCTTTAGAAGAGAATTCAAAATGCAGTTGGGCCAAACCATATATAAagcaaaaattatttctcttatgAATTGTGAAGGGGTGgttcttcttgaagacctctagcGATACCTCTTGAGGTAACTCATTCCAGTTTTGGACAGACctacttaagttttttttttcttctgagacaAAACCTGCCTCCTAATGACCTGTACTCATTGCAACAAATTGTACCTACTGGGGCCAATCTAATAATTTCTACTGCATGAAAACCTTTCTAATATTTGAAGGTCCCAATCAagtcccaagtcttttcttctttagacTATCCATCTCCAGTTACCTTCTACCCATCCTTCTCTGACATGACCTTCAAGTCACCTCACCAGCCTTTTGAGAAAAGGAATTAGTCTCTGGAAAAGTCAAACATcacccttccaaaaaaaattaatgcacaATGAATATTAATTTTTGTTCTGAAATCATGACagggaataattaacagaaggtAGCACCCATTTTGTCAAAATGGTGTTTGATAGAGTGGATTTCTGCTGTGTGTAATGAAACCTAGTTGgactatagaaaaaaaagaaaaagaaaattttggagAGATCCTGATCACATTCTGACAACTGAATAATGATGAGCAGTCATTAATAATGATACTAAAGACATCTGGGTGGTATAATGGGTAGAGAGCTACCTAAAGTCAAgagagacctaaattcaaatattgtttcagatatttaccagctatgggacactgaacaaatcacttaatctttgcctcaatttcctcatatataaaattgggataatagggGCCCCTACCTCAATCTACCCTCAATAAGTTGGGAAAATTCCATTAATTAGAATCATCTTTAGTAGGATTTCAGTattgaaaggggccttagaaatcacTTTGACCTGGggctcttaatctttttttgtatcatcttTTTGCAATCCAGTGAAGCCTATGAATGCTTTCTctgagtaatatttttaaatgaataaaataaaatacacaggattacaaaggaaacctattATATTGAAAAAAGATGTTAAACAAAGGTTGTTATGATcatgaaataataaatcaaatgctttgtaaaccttaaataataaatgctagcttttgttATTAAATCAGGAAAAGAGTTGAAGATGCCCCCTCCCTTTTTATTCCCCCTTCACTTCAAGGCAAAACTACCATCACTTACAGAATTAAAAAGGTGCACTCTAGCAGATGTAAAGTGGAAAAACTCCCTTGTCATATGCAATCTATAACAGAAAATAATAGTCTAAATAGTTAAGGAAAAGAGAGTCTTTATATCCTGGGATGACAATTTCCTCCCTGACTAGCTCATGATATCATAGACTTCTAATGCTGGAAGGGTTCTTAGTccaaaacccctcattttacaaagaagaaaactgaggcctagagctTTTTACGGAATGGTGACATGTTTGTCCAACTGTTAAAAACCAAGTTTGCAAACTAAGAGGTTTTTGTTCAGTCGTTAGGgtttcttggctaagatattggaagtggcttgccatttccttctccagctcatttcacagacgaggaaactgagacaaacagggttaagtgacttgcccagggtcacagagctggtgtctgaggctaaatttgaactcaagtcttcctgactccaggccattgggctctatcccctgcaccaccctAGCTGCCTCAAAACTAAGGGGCCATGGTTGTTACTACAGTAAAGCCTTGTTCATTGGAGCTCATGGTGTGAAAGGCCAGTTT
This Trichosurus vulpecula isolate mTriVul1 chromosome 2, mTriVul1.pri, whole genome shotgun sequence DNA region includes the following protein-coding sequences:
- the RAI2 gene encoding retinoic acid-induced protein 2; translation: MEELYKDTQNLPMDVTSSPPSLANNKLENGVAQLITAEAWNINSTDLMKKALSPLVTVPAPSILTPPAESQSGVALKVAATVLQPICLGDSPVVLPIHLQVAGSTTPQISPNNNTPYVMTTQGPVPLPVLLEQHVFQHLNSPLVLPQSAPCPANPIHNNLFQGASAPVGQPQLLDQKPPSQPQEPVLPPVFQTPGFAAVLQDLFPSQGTLGSSPCQPPPDYASVPPQPFSSPLSPLVPPATLLVPYPVIVPLPVPVPIPIPIPIAVPHSSESKLSPDFPKPPSFSMYSCKGTQTPLEKEEIKPFNFLQQREFSQLSRHTVIKMGNENEALDLSMKSMPLLKASEVSPPPYPEDSALDLSLSSSRKAGGSGPLPEAVVCPSLAMDSPALPLMEKLSGTAIPFTQPKPHEASIKDSRNGSSSNSSELLRQQQKWLVDQTSRPGCEPKTGNNIEIVSTSQTAKVIVSVKDAVPTIFCGKIKGLSGVSTKNFSFKRDLPQDSVLQCYDVKGQAESRENAESLRKPIKNRSVKLKKMNSQEIHILPIKKQRLAAFFPRK